The following are from one region of the Leptolyngbya iicbica LK genome:
- a CDS encoding NAD(P)H-quinone oxidoreductase subunit F, which translates to MADFWMQSGWLIPAYGLMGAIATLPWSIGLIRRTGQRPAAYLNLVMTLLAFVHGIGAFRYVRQHGAQELNWDWFQITDLTLHVSFELSRLSLGIVLLITGLSFLAQLFALGYLEKDWALGRFYGLMGFFEAAMSGVILSSSLFLSYSLLEMLTLSTYLLVGFWYAQPLVVTAARDAFLTKRIGDVLLLMGMIALSAFAGSLRFNDLYEWVKVADLAPLVATLLGVALIAGPTGKCAQFPLHLWLDEAMEGPNPASILRNSVVVTCGAYVLIRLQPIVVLSPIALDVLVFIGTVTALGASLVALAQVDIKRTFSYSTSAYLGLVFIAVGTEWPGVALTILLTHAIAKALLFMSVGAIILTTNCQDLTELGGLARKMPATTVAYITAGLGMVGIFPLGCFWGYNLGIEFFWQSQPALVAVFLLVNLLTALNLTRVFRLIFLGSAQPKTRRAPEVPWPMAVPMVTLVGVTLLLPLGMHQMDLLPPWRYINLTAFVLLMASGVAGVAIGATMPLSQALARSTQKPLRILQDLLAYDFYTEKLYRLTVVGLVERLSFASSWFDRYVVDGLVNSIGLASLMGGESLKYSISGRSQGYILTIVFGVGLLMLLTTWKLW; encoded by the coding sequence ATGGCAGATTTTTGGATGCAAAGTGGCTGGCTGATTCCGGCCTATGGATTGATGGGGGCGATCGCCACCTTGCCCTGGTCGATCGGGTTGATTCGTCGCACAGGGCAGCGCCCAGCGGCGTATCTCAATCTCGTGATGACGCTGCTGGCCTTTGTGCATGGCATCGGAGCCTTTCGATATGTCCGTCAGCACGGGGCGCAGGAGCTGAACTGGGATTGGTTCCAAATTACGGACTTGACCCTGCATGTGTCTTTCGAGCTCTCTCGGTTAAGTCTGGGCATCGTACTGTTGATTACTGGCTTGAGCTTTTTGGCACAGCTGTTTGCGCTGGGCTATTTAGAAAAAGATTGGGCTTTGGGACGCTTCTATGGGCTGATGGGCTTTTTTGAAGCGGCGATGAGTGGGGTGATTTTGAGCAGTTCGCTGTTCTTGTCTTATTCCTTGTTGGAGATGTTGACGCTATCGACCTATTTGCTGGTCGGTTTTTGGTATGCGCAGCCGCTGGTAGTGACGGCGGCCCGGGACGCCTTTTTGACCAAACGCATTGGCGATGTACTGCTGCTTATGGGCATGATTGCCCTGTCGGCGTTTGCAGGGAGTTTGCGTTTCAATGACCTGTACGAATGGGTGAAGGTGGCGGATTTAGCGCCGCTGGTGGCCACGCTGCTGGGAGTGGCCCTGATTGCTGGCCCGACGGGCAAGTGTGCACAATTTCCCCTCCACCTCTGGTTAGACGAGGCGATGGAAGGCCCCAACCCAGCATCGATTTTGCGCAATTCAGTCGTGGTGACCTGCGGGGCGTATGTGCTCATTCGTCTACAGCCGATTGTCGTGCTGTCTCCGATCGCCTTAGATGTGCTGGTTTTTATTGGCACGGTCACGGCGCTGGGGGCATCATTGGTCGCGCTGGCCCAAGTGGATATTAAGCGGACGTTTTCTTACTCCACCAGTGCTTATTTAGGGCTGGTCTTTATCGCTGTCGGTACTGAGTGGCCGGGGGTGGCCCTGACGATTTTGCTGACCCACGCGATCGCTAAAGCGCTCCTTTTCATGAGTGTCGGGGCGATCATTTTGACAACCAACTGCCAAGACCTCACTGAGTTAGGGGGCCTAGCCCGCAAGATGCCTGCGACTACGGTGGCTTACATCACCGCCGGATTGGGGATGGTTGGCATTTTTCCCTTGGGCTGTTTCTGGGGGTACAACCTGGGCATTGAATTTTTCTGGCAATCACAGCCCGCTTTGGTTGCCGTCTTTTTGCTGGTGAATTTGCTGACTGCCTTAAACCTGACCCGAGTGTTTCGCCTGATTTTCTTAGGCTCGGCCCAACCTAAGACACGGCGAGCTCCGGAGGTGCCTTGGCCGATGGCTGTGCCGATGGTAACGCTGGTCGGCGTGACGCTGTTGCTGCCCTTAGGGATGCACCAAATGGATCTGCTACCGCCTTGGCGATATATCAACTTGACGGCGTTTGTCTTGTTAATGGCGTCAGGCGTCGCGGGAGTTGCGATCGGGGCGACTATGCCGCTGAGTCAAGCCTTGGCCCGGTCGACTCAAAAACCCCTGCGGATTTTGCAAGATTTACTGGCTTATGACTTCTACACCGAAAAGCTCTATCGCCTTACCGTCGTTGGCCTAGTTGAGCGGTTGTCTTTTGCCAGTAGCTGGTTCGATCGCTACGTTGTCGACGGCTTGGTCAACAGTATCGGGCTGGCGTCGTTGATGGGAGGCGAAAGCTTGAAATACAGCATATCGGGGCGATCGCAAGGCTACATCCTCACCATCGTATTTGGGGTGGGGCTGCTGATGCTATTGACGACTTGGAAACTGTGGTAA
- a CDS encoding NADH-quinone oxidoreductase subunit M, with translation MLSALILIPLVGALIVSLWPRSRPNPEVGQVALVVQALSLVGAIVVATQFDIQQPDLQFVESLPWIDTLGLTYQLGVDGLSMPLLVINSLLGAISVYATATTIPRPRLYFTLMLLINAAVAGAFLAQNLILFFIFYELELIPLYLLIAIWGGARRGYAATKFLIYTATSGILILGGFLGFVWLGGTGSFNYDATLAQSMTLFQQGAILIAILIGFGIKIPLFPFHTWLPDAHVEASTPVSVLLAGVLLKLGTYGIVRFGLQMLPDAWAFFAPWLAIWAVVSVLYGSLAAIAQTDMKKMVAYSSIGHMGYILLAAAAATPLAILGTVMQMVSHGLISGLLFLLVGIVYTTTGTRDLTVLRGLLNPERGLPLVGSLMILGVMASAGIPGMVGFISEFVVFRGSFLAFPVPTLLCMVGAGLTAVYFLLLVNRAFFGRLAVTPPSDKVVPDVLLPSVAWRDRLPAIALALLIVTLGLQPHWLSRWSEVTTLAWRSPSVEIAQQLPPDRP, from the coding sequence ATGTTGAGTGCGTTAATTTTGATTCCCCTGGTGGGGGCATTAATCGTTAGTCTGTGGCCACGATCGCGGCCTAATCCAGAAGTGGGGCAGGTGGCTTTGGTGGTGCAAGCCCTGTCTTTGGTGGGCGCGATCGTGGTGGCGACGCAGTTTGACATTCAGCAGCCCGACTTGCAATTTGTCGAATCGTTGCCATGGATCGACACCCTGGGCCTCACTTATCAACTGGGGGTGGATGGGTTATCCATGCCGCTACTGGTGATCAACAGCCTGTTGGGTGCGATCTCGGTTTACGCGACCGCCACCACGATTCCGCGCCCGCGACTCTATTTCACGCTGATGCTACTGATTAATGCGGCGGTGGCGGGGGCGTTTCTGGCGCAAAACCTGATTCTGTTTTTCATCTTCTATGAGCTAGAGCTAATTCCGCTGTACTTGCTCATTGCCATTTGGGGTGGGGCGCGGCGGGGCTATGCGGCCACCAAGTTTTTGATTTACACCGCCACGTCCGGCATTTTGATTCTGGGCGGGTTTCTAGGATTTGTGTGGCTGGGGGGCACGGGCTCCTTCAACTACGATGCGACCCTGGCCCAATCGATGACGCTTTTCCAGCAGGGTGCGATCTTAATCGCAATTTTGATTGGCTTTGGCATCAAGATTCCGCTGTTTCCCTTTCACACCTGGCTGCCGGATGCCCACGTCGAAGCGTCGACCCCGGTATCGGTGCTCTTAGCGGGGGTGCTGCTGAAACTAGGCACCTACGGCATCGTGCGCTTTGGCCTACAAATGTTGCCGGATGCTTGGGCCTTCTTTGCCCCTTGGCTGGCGATCTGGGCTGTGGTGAGTGTGCTCTATGGTTCGCTCGCCGCGATCGCCCAAACCGATATGAAAAAAATGGTGGCCTACAGCTCCATTGGTCATATGGGTTACATCTTGTTGGCGGCAGCGGCAGCAACGCCTCTGGCCATCTTGGGAACGGTGATGCAAATGGTCAGCCACGGGCTGATCTCAGGTCTGTTGTTTCTGCTCGTGGGCATCGTTTACACCACGACGGGAACGCGCGACCTGACCGTATTGCGGGGATTGCTCAATCCCGAGCGAGGGTTGCCTCTGGTGGGTAGTCTGATGATTTTGGGCGTGATGGCCAGTGCGGGCATTCCTGGCATGGTGGGCTTCATTTCCGAATTTGTGGTGTTTCGCGGTAGCTTCCTCGCCTTTCCGGTGCCGACGCTGCTGTGTATGGTCGGTGCGGGTCTGACGGCAGTGTATTTCTTACTGCTGGTTAATCGGGCATTTTTTGGCCGATTAGCGGTGACGCCCCCCAGCGACAAAGTGGTGCCGGATGTGCTGTTGCCGTCAGTGGCTTGGCGCGATCGCCTGCCAGCCATTGCCCTTGCCCTGTTGATTGTGACCCTCGGATTGCAGCCGCACTGGCTCTCGCGCTGGAGCGAAGTCACGACCCTGGCCTGGCGATCGCCCAGCGTCGAAATCGCTCAGCAACTGCCGCCAGATCGCCCCTAA
- a CDS encoding CO2 hydration protein encodes MTNTLSPTPITDHPLQPFIERLLNAEALLPDTEINLLEVVGILKSYGVVLDAYAVNLKYIADHQFLLLFPFFKYFNGDITFNKLLKHWWHDRINYEYAEYCMRTMLWHGGGGLDEYLDSEEFQQNCEQAIQAKLKGNIFMQTLHRLFPEFLPEQVRQSAYYSGLGQFWTVMSEMFLTLSDLYDQKRITSIPEVVAHIKDGLVAAASLPITYSVEIRGDRYDLLPESAGLTFLMDTAVPYVEAVFFRGTPFLGTVSYNAQVQQISPDQSRFDYGALYADPIPVGGAGIPPTLLMQDMRHFLPDYLADYYRQSLRGDADVRVQITQSFQKSMFCVTSAALQGLLPYAPKTEVPAEQAANQAFLASWMDRLMSSRLAVVQLAER; translated from the coding sequence ATGACTAACACCCTGTCTCCCACTCCAATTACCGATCATCCCCTGCAACCCTTTATTGAGCGGTTGCTGAACGCTGAAGCCCTGCTGCCTGATACTGAAATCAACTTGTTAGAGGTGGTGGGCATTCTCAAAAGTTACGGTGTGGTCTTGGACGCTTACGCCGTCAATCTGAAGTACATCGCGGATCATCAATTTTTGTTGCTGTTTCCGTTCTTCAAATATTTCAACGGCGACATCACGTTCAACAAACTGCTAAAGCACTGGTGGCACGATCGCATTAACTACGAATATGCCGAATACTGCATGCGCACGATGCTCTGGCACGGGGGCGGCGGGCTCGATGAGTATCTCGACAGCGAGGAATTTCAGCAAAATTGCGAACAGGCGATTCAGGCCAAGCTCAAAGGCAACATTTTCATGCAAACGCTGCATCGGCTATTTCCCGAATTTTTGCCCGAACAAGTGCGGCAGTCGGCCTACTACAGCGGCTTGGGCCAATTTTGGACGGTGATGAGCGAAATGTTTCTCACCCTGTCGGATTTGTATGACCAAAAGCGCATTACTTCCATCCCCGAAGTGGTGGCTCACATCAAGGATGGACTGGTGGCCGCTGCTAGTTTGCCGATCACCTATAGCGTGGAAATTCGAGGCGATCGCTACGACTTGTTGCCCGAGTCTGCTGGGTTGACCTTCCTCATGGATACCGCTGTCCCCTATGTAGAAGCCGTTTTCTTCCGTGGCACCCCTTTCTTAGGCACGGTTTCCTACAACGCTCAGGTGCAGCAAATTTCGCCGGATCAATCCCGCTTTGACTATGGCGCGCTCTACGCTGACCCGATTCCGGTGGGGGGCGCGGGTATTCCCCCCACCTTGCTGATGCAAGACATGCGCCACTTTCTCCCCGATTACCTGGCAGACTACTATCGCCAAAGCCTGCGGGGCGACGCCGACGTACGGGTGCAAATTACCCAAAGCTTCCAAAAATCGATGTTTTGCGTCACCTCTGCTGCTCTTCAGGGCTTGCTGCCCTATGCGCCGAAGACTGAGGTGCCCGCCGAGCAAGCCGCTAATCAGGCATTCCTTGCCAGTTGGATGGATCGGCTAATGTCGTCACGGCTCGCTGTCGTTCAACTTGCTGAACGGTAG
- a CDS encoding DUF427 domain-containing protein → MPKATWNGVVLAESDRCEVVEGNQYFPPDSLKMEYFKPSEKTTFCPWKGTASYYTVEVDGQTNPDAAWVYREPKSAASNIKGYVAFWRGVTVEK, encoded by the coding sequence ATGCCCAAAGCAACCTGGAATGGTGTTGTGCTCGCCGAGAGCGATCGCTGCGAAGTCGTCGAAGGAAATCAATACTTTCCCCCCGATTCGCTCAAGATGGAATACTTCAAGCCCAGCGAGAAAACCACGTTTTGCCCCTGGAAAGGGACGGCTTCGTATTACACAGTGGAAGTCGATGGACAGACGAATCCCGATGCGGCTTGGGTGTATCGGGAACCTAAATCAGCGGCTAGTAACATCAAAGGCTACGTCGCCTTTTGGCGCGGCGTAACCGTCGAAAAGTAG
- a CDS encoding long-chain fatty acid--CoA ligase, with protein MNQPSSRVLQVLDQRDRAGIAQGQDYGQIQSLPEIWPIAAERYGSQLAMDDPHNQPSAQLTYQELWSKIQQFAAGLQGLGMPSRAHVALFADNSHRWFIADQGVMAAGGIDAVRSAQAETEELRYIAEHSDSTVLIVENLKLWRRLSDRFQDLPMQFAVLLSDETVPEHPPFKMVNYSQLLDIGSQHPWQPVPIEADSLATLIYTSGTTGKPKGVMISHANLLHQITTLSAVVQPQPGDRVLGLLPTWHTFGRTAEYFLYANGCTQTYTSIRHIKADFRNSKPQYMVGVPRIWESIYEGAQKNFRDQPASKQKLVNTLLWCSKKYVQNRRTANGLSLDHPHVSSIQRFKSRLLQGLAWPLHMLGEKLVYSKVRDATGGQVKQLISGGGSLAQHIDLFFEIVDVTILVGYGLTETSPVVSARRIWANLRGASGQPIPGTEFKIVDPETKAPLPLAQKGLVLVRGPQIMQGYYKNPEATQKAIDAEGWFDTGDLGYLTADYNIVLTGRAKDTIVLTNGENIEPQPIEDVCVQSPYIDQMMLVGQDQRSLGALIVPNLDALQTWAATQSLYLDAPGQETENSANLPSVTLDDDRVQKLFREELNRRVKDRPGYRPDDRVGPFRLIATPFSIEDGTMTQTLKIKRPVVTARYRDMIDGMFA; from the coding sequence ATGAACCAACCATCCAGCCGCGTTTTACAAGTGTTAGACCAGCGCGATCGCGCGGGCATTGCCCAGGGACAAGACTACGGACAGATTCAATCACTGCCAGAAATTTGGCCGATTGCCGCTGAGCGTTACGGCAGCCAGCTCGCGATGGATGATCCCCATAATCAGCCCAGTGCCCAGCTAACGTATCAGGAACTTTGGAGCAAGATTCAGCAATTTGCGGCTGGACTGCAAGGTTTGGGGATGCCGTCTCGCGCCCACGTCGCTCTGTTTGCTGACAATAGCCATCGCTGGTTTATCGCCGACCAGGGCGTGATGGCGGCAGGCGGCATTGACGCGGTGCGCAGTGCCCAAGCCGAGACCGAAGAGTTGCGCTACATCGCCGAACATAGCGATAGCACTGTCCTGATTGTGGAAAATCTAAAGCTGTGGCGGCGGTTGAGCGATCGCTTTCAAGACCTGCCCATGCAGTTTGCGGTGTTGCTGTCAGATGAGACGGTGCCCGAGCATCCACCCTTCAAAATGGTCAACTACTCGCAACTGCTCGACATTGGCAGCCAGCATCCCTGGCAACCCGTCCCGATAGAAGCAGACAGCTTAGCGACGCTGATTTACACCTCTGGCACCACCGGCAAACCTAAAGGGGTGATGATTAGCCACGCCAATTTGCTGCATCAAATCACGACGCTGAGCGCAGTGGTGCAGCCCCAACCGGGCGATCGTGTCTTGGGGCTACTGCCCACCTGGCATACCTTTGGCCGTACAGCAGAATACTTCCTCTATGCCAACGGCTGTACGCAGACCTACACCAGTATTCGTCACATCAAGGCGGATTTTCGGAACAGCAAACCCCAGTACATGGTCGGCGTACCCCGCATTTGGGAGTCGATTTATGAAGGCGCCCAGAAAAACTTCCGCGACCAGCCCGCCAGCAAGCAAAAGCTGGTGAATACGTTGCTGTGGTGCAGCAAAAAATATGTGCAAAATCGTCGCACCGCCAATGGCCTGAGCCTCGACCATCCCCATGTGTCAAGCATTCAGCGATTTAAATCGCGGCTATTACAGGGTTTAGCATGGCCCCTACATATGCTGGGAGAAAAGCTTGTTTACAGCAAGGTGCGCGACGCGACCGGCGGGCAGGTCAAACAACTCATCAGCGGCGGCGGCTCTCTGGCCCAGCATATTGACCTGTTTTTTGAGATTGTCGATGTCACCATTTTGGTGGGCTATGGTCTGACGGAAACGTCTCCAGTCGTTTCCGCGCGGCGCATTTGGGCCAACTTGCGGGGCGCATCGGGCCAGCCCATTCCCGGTACAGAATTCAAGATCGTCGATCCCGAAACAAAAGCGCCCCTGCCGCTGGCACAAAAAGGGCTGGTGCTGGTGCGCGGCCCCCAAATCATGCAGGGCTATTACAAAAATCCGGAGGCGACCCAAAAAGCGATCGACGCTGAGGGCTGGTTTGACACGGGCGACCTGGGCTACCTGACCGCTGACTACAATATCGTGCTGACCGGACGCGCCAAAGACACCATTGTGCTAACCAACGGTGAAAACATCGAGCCGCAGCCGATTGAGGATGTCTGCGTCCAGAGTCCTTACATCGACCAGATGATGCTGGTGGGCCAAGACCAGCGATCGCTAGGGGCGCTCATCGTGCCAAATCTGGATGCCTTGCAAACCTGGGCGGCAACCCAATCTTTGTATCTCGATGCACCCGGCCAAGAGACCGAAAATAGCGCTAATTTGCCGAGCGTCACCCTGGATGATGATCGCGTGCAAAAGCTCTTTCGTGAAGAACTCAACCGCCGCGTCAAAGACCGACCGGGCTATCGTCCCGACGATCGCGTTGGCCCCTTCCGATTAATTGCCACCCCCTTCTCAATCGAAGATGGCACCATGACTCAAACCCTGAAAATTAAACGCCCGGTGGTCACCGCTCGCTATCGCGATATGATTGACGGGATGTTTGCCTAG
- a CDS encoding YlqD family protein, whose product MDVSQLQLKRNITIKAIVTPLWKEEAQKQLQSQINQTDSRLQQLEMQSQRVVAEVQKQAADPEDPAVKQQIASVQNKLNQDKSKMLQQKNQLLQQLQSVQTLELDQEVNQGQAESLFTVSQGDNLIKKMQVEILLRDGVIEEIRGEL is encoded by the coding sequence ATGGACGTGTCTCAACTTCAGCTCAAACGCAATATCACCATCAAAGCGATCGTGACGCCTCTATGGAAAGAGGAAGCACAAAAACAACTACAGAGTCAAATTAATCAAACCGACAGTCGCCTACAGCAGCTTGAAATGCAGAGCCAGCGCGTGGTCGCAGAAGTGCAAAAGCAAGCGGCTGATCCTGAAGATCCAGCCGTCAAGCAACAAATTGCTTCCGTCCAAAACAAGCTCAATCAAGATAAGAGCAAAATGCTGCAGCAAAAAAATCAGTTGCTACAGCAGCTCCAGTCGGTGCAAACTTTGGAACTGGACCAAGAGGTCAATCAAGGCCAGGCAGAAAGCCTGTTCACCGTCAGTCAAGGCGATAACCTCATCAAAAAAATGCAGGTTGAAATTCTACTGCGGGATGGCGTGATCGAAGAAATTCGGGGCGAGTTGTAG
- a CDS encoding peptidoglycan-binding protein translates to MLNRVLLIMLTSAATCGWQVAAIAQESTASSSVAWPSGALISQATGNQNEGSQQPSAAIQSLQSRLLELGYYEGSVTGIFDDATREALSQFQQDQGLVGTGILDPLTQQRLADPTGAQTAEPDAAAPEASEAAPTLDLPPVSENGEALEPEAAPADEPAEAAAQGNDENATGGAPAGETANPAEDSAAPEGSSFPLLILLGAVILVVGGLAGGVALWLGKRQGQKAAQSGAADSPNSAAPSPPSSSSAAPPHQPQSSATQGTVNPQNPVAAGLNVQPKPTSPLDNVTESRVTKINIIDELIQDLEQPDAEVRRRAIWELGQRGNSAAMQPLVSLLTQVDSREQSLILAALAEITSQTLKPMNRAVMIALQSEDAEVRKNAIRDLTKIFDSFKQSGKMLGHAALDEDPDVKQTADWALDQLNKMKPSSSKAAGFLGESDQPQRRLTDDGHSSK, encoded by the coding sequence ATGCTTAATCGTGTTTTACTAATCATGCTGACATCGGCGGCGACTTGTGGCTGGCAGGTAGCCGCGATCGCTCAAGAGTCCACAGCCAGCAGCTCCGTAGCATGGCCTTCCGGCGCACTGATCAGCCAGGCAACTGGTAATCAAAATGAGGGCTCCCAACAGCCTTCAGCAGCCATTCAGTCTTTGCAGAGCCGCTTGTTAGAGTTGGGTTATTACGAAGGCTCCGTCACCGGCATTTTTGATGATGCTACTCGAGAGGCGTTGTCACAGTTTCAGCAAGACCAGGGGTTAGTGGGCACCGGCATTTTAGATCCCCTGACCCAACAAAGACTTGCTGACCCGACTGGGGCACAAACTGCTGAGCCTGACGCTGCTGCTCCGGAAGCCTCAGAAGCCGCCCCAACGCTTGATTTACCCCCCGTGTCTGAAAACGGTGAGGCGCTTGAACCCGAGGCTGCACCGGCTGACGAGCCTGCGGAAGCGGCTGCTCAGGGCAACGACGAGAATGCCACTGGTGGTGCGCCCGCAGGTGAAACGGCGAATCCTGCTGAGGACAGTGCTGCTCCTGAAGGCAGTAGTTTCCCGCTGCTGATTTTACTAGGGGCCGTCATCTTGGTGGTGGGTGGCCTGGCAGGCGGCGTAGCCCTCTGGCTAGGCAAGCGGCAAGGCCAAAAAGCCGCCCAGAGTGGTGCGGCTGACTCTCCCAACTCGGCCGCCCCGTCGCCGCCATCGAGTTCTTCAGCCGCACCGCCTCATCAGCCCCAGTCATCTGCGACTCAGGGAACTGTTAACCCTCAAAACCCAGTTGCGGCGGGCCTAAACGTTCAGCCAAAACCCACCTCTCCGTTGGACAATGTGACGGAATCCCGGGTCACGAAAATCAATATCATTGATGAGTTAATTCAGGATCTGGAACAACCTGATGCTGAAGTGCGACGGCGAGCCATTTGGGAGTTGGGGCAGCGCGGTAATTCAGCTGCCATGCAGCCTCTGGTAAGTCTATTGACTCAGGTGGATTCACGAGAGCAGAGTTTGATTCTTGCGGCGCTGGCTGAGATCACGAGCCAAACGCTAAAGCCCATGAACCGGGCAGTGATGATTGCGTTGCAGAGTGAAGATGCGGAGGTGCGCAAAAATGCGATTCGCGATCTCACTAAGATTTTTGATTCGTTTAAGCAGTCTGGCAAAATGTTGGGACATGCCGCTCTAGATGAAGACCCGGATGTGAAACAAACGGCTGATTGGGCTCTGGATCAGTTGAACAAAATGAAGCCGAGTTCGTCGAAAGCGGCGGGTTTTTTGGGAGAAAGCGATCAGCCCCAGAGACGCTTAACGGATGATGGGCATTCGTCGAAATAA
- a CDS encoding glycosyltransferase family 4 protein yields the protein MDAAPKYRILLISTAVAPLGTGLGGGVELFVKNAVQGLQQRGHRVTVVAPAGSQLENCDRLVPVEGQLQPTAHTSDRQTPIVMPKSSVLSAMMAYAQQVQSDYDVLLHFCYDWLPFYLAPFLQIPIAHYVSMGSLTDAMDAVIAQVTTQFPGTVGVCTQAQAATLPHAETYRPIGSAVDLALYDFCAEPGAALGWMGRISPEKGLEDAIAAAQATQTPLKILGKLEDQAYWEHLQKNYPEAPIQYLGFLDTHGLQAAIRDCRALLMTPKWVEAFGNVAIEAMACGVPVIAYRRGGPTEIVRPGKTGWLVEPDSVVGLVDAIAQIAQLDRSACRQQAEAEYSLDALAQRYEHWFHDILTRYA from the coding sequence ATGGACGCGGCTCCGAAGTATCGAATTTTGCTGATTTCTACAGCGGTTGCGCCTCTGGGGACTGGCCTCGGCGGTGGTGTAGAACTTTTTGTGAAAAATGCTGTGCAGGGATTGCAGCAACGGGGGCATCGAGTGACGGTGGTGGCACCAGCTGGTTCGCAACTGGAGAACTGCGATCGCTTAGTGCCCGTAGAGGGGCAATTGCAGCCGACGGCCCACACCAGCGATCGCCAGACACCGATTGTGATGCCCAAGTCATCGGTGCTATCGGCCATGATGGCGTATGCCCAGCAGGTGCAGTCGGACTATGACGTGCTGCTGCATTTTTGCTATGACTGGCTGCCGTTTTATCTCGCCCCATTTTTGCAAATCCCGATCGCCCACTATGTCAGCATGGGGTCGTTGACCGACGCGATGGACGCGGTGATTGCGCAAGTAACAACCCAGTTTCCGGGCACGGTGGGGGTGTGTACTCAGGCACAAGCGGCGACGTTGCCCCACGCTGAGACCTATCGGCCCATTGGCAGCGCGGTGGATTTGGCTCTGTACGATTTTTGTGCGGAGCCAGGAGCAGCTCTGGGCTGGATGGGGCGTATTTCTCCTGAAAAAGGGTTGGAAGATGCGATCGCCGCCGCGCAGGCGACCCAAACGCCGCTCAAAATTCTCGGAAAGTTAGAAGATCAGGCTTATTGGGAGCATTTGCAAAAAAACTATCCTGAGGCTCCCATCCAGTATTTAGGCTTTTTGGATACGCACGGGCTGCAGGCCGCCATTCGCGACTGCCGCGCCCTCTTGATGACACCTAAATGGGTCGAGGCGTTTGGCAATGTGGCGATCGAGGCGATGGCTTGCGGGGTGCCGGTGATTGCTTATCGACGCGGGGGGCCGACCGAAATCGTGCGTCCAGGCAAAACTGGATGGTTGGTTGAACCCGATAGCGTCGTGGGATTGGTGGACGCGATCGCCCAAATTGCTCAACTGGATCGGTCTGCCTGTCGTCAACAGGCCGAGGCTGAATATTCCCTTGATGCTCTCGCCCAGAGATACGAGCACTGGTTTCACGATATCTTGACCCGCTATGCCTAA